One Streptosporangium sp. NBC_01495 DNA window includes the following coding sequences:
- a CDS encoding 3-oxoacyl-ACP reductase: MLRLQDRVAVITGAGSGIGLATARRFAEEGAHVVCVDLDEATGSKAADEVGGLFVRADVTSEDDVARVFQTAFDTYGSVDIAFNNAGISPPDDDSILETGIDAWRRVQEVNLTSVYLCCKHAIPYMRRQGKGSIINTASFVAVMGSATSQISYTASKGGVLAMSRELGVQFAREGIRVNALCPGPVNTPLLQELFAKDPERAQRRLVHIPVGRFAEASEIAAAVAFLASDDASFITGSEFLVDGGISGAYVTPL; this comes from the coding sequence CCACCGCGCGCCGGTTCGCCGAGGAGGGCGCCCACGTCGTGTGCGTGGACCTGGACGAGGCGACCGGCTCCAAGGCCGCCGACGAGGTCGGCGGGCTGTTCGTACGGGCCGACGTGACCAGTGAGGACGACGTCGCGCGGGTGTTCCAGACCGCGTTCGACACCTATGGCAGCGTGGACATCGCGTTCAACAACGCGGGCATCTCGCCGCCGGACGACGACTCGATCCTGGAGACCGGCATCGACGCCTGGCGTCGGGTCCAGGAGGTGAACCTCACCTCGGTCTACCTGTGCTGCAAGCACGCCATCCCGTACATGCGGCGGCAGGGCAAGGGGTCGATCATCAACACCGCGTCGTTCGTGGCCGTGATGGGCTCGGCGACCAGCCAGATCTCCTACACCGCCTCCAAGGGCGGGGTGCTGGCCATGTCCCGCGAGCTGGGCGTGCAGTTCGCCCGCGAGGGCATCCGGGTGAACGCCCTGTGCCCGGGGCCGGTGAACACGCCGCTGCTTCAGGAGCTGTTCGCCAAGGACCCCGAGCGGGCGCAGCGCCGCCTGGTCCACATCCCGGTGGGCCGCTTCGCCGAGGCGTCCGAGATCGCCGCCGCGGTGGCGTTCCTCGCCTCGGACGACGCCAGCTTCATCACCGGCTCCGAGTTCCTGGTGGACGGCGGTATCTCCGGCGCGTACGTCACCCCGCTGTAG
- the gcvH gene encoding glycine cleavage system protein GcvH produces MSSIPEDLHYTKEHEWISGIDDGLTLTVGITAYAAEALGDVVFVQVPEVGSTVASGDAVGEVESTKSVSDIFAPVGGEIVEVNQAVVDDPSLVNSDSYGDGWLFRVRLEGSADDLLSPEEYAALTSGES; encoded by the coding sequence ATGAGCAGCATTCCCGAGGACCTGCACTACACCAAGGAACACGAGTGGATCTCCGGCATCGATGACGGCCTGACCCTCACCGTCGGCATCACCGCCTACGCCGCCGAGGCGCTGGGCGACGTGGTCTTTGTGCAGGTTCCCGAGGTCGGCTCGACGGTCGCCTCCGGTGACGCCGTCGGCGAGGTCGAGTCGACCAAGTCGGTGAGCGACATCTTCGCCCCGGTCGGCGGCGAGATCGTCGAGGTCAACCAGGCCGTCGTGGACGACCCCTCGCTGGTCAACAGCGACTCCTACGGTGACGGCTGGCTGTTCCGCGTACGTCTTGAGGGCTCCGCCGACGACCTGCTGTCGCCGGAGGAGTACGCCGCGCTCACCTCGGGTGAGTCCTAA
- a CDS encoding L-serine ammonia-lyase — protein sequence MTISVFDLFKIGIGPSSSHTGGPMAAAHKFARGLHQDGLLEKTARVSAILYGSLGLTGKGHGSDKAVLLGLSGEKPELVDVDTVDERLAAMRESGTISLYGSREIPFVIGEDLVFERKISLPGHPNGMRFTALSESGETIREKVYYSVGGGFVVDENATGADRIKADDTVLPYPFTTAVELLAQCAETGLSISGLMLENERAFGRTEAEIRAQLLVLWQVMSECVRRGIGKEGVLPGGLKVRRRAHQLHRQLRSESPEKDSLQTMDWVSLFALAVNEENAAGGRIVTAPTNGAAGIIPAVLTYYDRFTKDSDDEGVIRFLLTAGAIGVLFKENASISGAEVGCQGEVGSACSMAAAGLTEVMGGTPEQVENAAEIGIEHNLGLTCDPIGGLVQIPCIERNAVASIKAIAAARIAMRGDGRHFVSLDKAIKTMRDTGRDMLDKYKETSRGGLAVNVIEC from the coding sequence ATGACGATCAGTGTTTTCGATCTCTTCAAGATCGGAATCGGCCCGTCCAGCTCGCACACCGGCGGTCCGATGGCCGCCGCCCACAAGTTCGCCCGCGGCCTCCACCAGGACGGGCTGCTGGAGAAGACCGCCCGGGTGAGCGCCATTCTGTACGGCTCGCTGGGCCTGACCGGCAAGGGCCACGGCAGCGACAAGGCCGTGCTGCTCGGCCTGTCCGGCGAGAAGCCCGAGCTGGTCGACGTCGACACGGTCGACGAACGGCTGGCCGCCATGCGCGAGTCCGGCACCATCTCCCTGTACGGCTCCCGCGAGATCCCCTTCGTCATCGGCGAGGACCTCGTCTTCGAACGCAAGATCTCGCTCCCCGGCCACCCCAACGGCATGCGCTTCACCGCCCTGTCCGAGTCCGGCGAGACGATCCGCGAGAAGGTCTACTACTCGGTGGGCGGCGGCTTCGTCGTCGACGAGAACGCCACCGGCGCCGACCGGATCAAAGCCGACGACACCGTCCTGCCGTACCCCTTCACCACGGCTGTGGAGCTGCTCGCCCAGTGCGCGGAGACCGGGCTGTCGATCTCCGGGCTGATGCTGGAGAACGAGCGGGCGTTCGGCCGCACCGAGGCCGAGATCCGCGCCCAGCTGCTCGTCCTGTGGCAGGTCATGAGCGAGTGCGTGCGGCGCGGCATCGGCAAGGAGGGTGTGCTGCCCGGCGGCCTGAAGGTCCGCCGCCGCGCCCACCAGCTCCACCGGCAGCTGCGGAGCGAGTCGCCGGAGAAGGACTCGCTGCAGACGATGGACTGGGTCTCGCTGTTCGCCCTCGCGGTCAACGAGGAGAACGCCGCCGGAGGCCGCATCGTCACCGCGCCCACCAACGGCGCCGCGGGCATCATCCCGGCCGTGCTCACCTACTACGACCGCTTCACGAAGGACTCCGACGACGAGGGCGTGATCCGCTTCCTGCTGACGGCGGGGGCGATCGGCGTGCTGTTCAAGGAGAACGCCTCCATCTCCGGCGCCGAGGTCGGCTGCCAGGGCGAGGTCGGCTCGGCCTGCTCGATGGCCGCCGCCGGGCTCACCGAGGTGATGGGCGGAACCCCCGAGCAGGTCGAGAACGCCGCCGAGATCGGCATCGAGCACAACCTGGGGCTGACCTGCGACCCGATCGGCGGCCTGGTGCAGATCCCGTGCATCGAGCGCAACGCGGTCGCCTCGATCAAGGCGATCGCCGCCGCCAGGATCGCGATGCGCGGCGACGGCCGCCATTTCGTCTCGCTGGACAAAGCCATCAAGACCATGCGCGACACCGGCCGCGACATGCTCGACAAGTACAAGGAGACCAGCAGGGGAGGGCTCGCGGTGAACGTCATCGAATGCTGA
- a CDS encoding gamma-glutamyl-gamma-aminobutyrate hydrolase family protein, with protein sequence MSRPVIGITCYVEPARFTVWETTTALLPYDYVDHVARAGGQPVILPPAGDPSALAGRLDGLILAGGGDVGPERYGQEPHERTGYVRPFRDDAELGLVRAALERGLPFLGICRGMQVLNVSLGGSLHQHLPDVVGHSGHAPAPGHYGRMPVRLAPGSQTSKIFGTETLDVAHYHHQALDRLAEGLTVTAHAEDGTVEAVELDDHPFALAVQWHPETDGESALFEALVRHAAP encoded by the coding sequence ATGTCCCGTCCCGTCATCGGCATCACCTGCTATGTCGAGCCCGCGCGGTTCACCGTCTGGGAGACGACCACCGCGCTCCTGCCGTACGACTACGTCGACCACGTGGCCCGCGCGGGCGGGCAGCCGGTGATCCTGCCCCCGGCGGGCGACCCCTCGGCGCTGGCGGGGCGCCTGGACGGGCTGATCCTGGCCGGTGGCGGGGACGTCGGCCCGGAGCGATACGGGCAGGAGCCGCACGAGCGGACCGGCTACGTCCGGCCGTTCCGCGACGACGCCGAGCTGGGGCTGGTCAGGGCGGCGCTGGAGCGGGGCCTGCCCTTCCTGGGGATCTGCCGGGGCATGCAGGTCCTGAACGTCTCGCTGGGCGGCAGCCTCCACCAGCACCTGCCCGACGTGGTCGGCCACTCCGGCCACGCCCCGGCCCCCGGCCACTACGGCAGGATGCCGGTGCGGCTCGCCCCCGGCAGCCAGACCTCGAAGATCTTCGGAACCGAGACCCTGGACGTGGCCCACTACCACCACCAGGCCCTCGACCGGCTGGCCGAGGGCCTGACCGTGACCGCCCACGCCGAGGACGGCACGGTCGAGGCCGTGGAGCTGGACGACCACCCGTTCGCCCTCGCCGTCCAGTGGCACCCCGAGACCGACGGCGAGTCCGCTCTGTTCGAGGCGCTGGTCCGGCACGCCGCCCCCTGA
- the gcvT gene encoding glycine cleavage system aminomethyltransferase GcvT produces MSRPTPLRGVHESLGATLTDFAGWLMPLRYGSESAEHNAVRQAAGLFDLSHMGEIFVTGPQAAEALDYALVGHLSALEPGRARYTMIVDAEGGVLDDLIVYRLAPAEFMVVANASNYPRVAAELTGRAKGFDAAVDDRSERYALVAVQGPRSAEILGSLTDADLDGLKYYAGLPAVVAGREALVARTGYTGEDGFELFVAAGDAEPVWAALTEAGAPHGLIPAGLSARDTLRLEAGMPLYGNELSAGLTPFDAGLGRVVRFDKPGDFVGRAALESLREVPPSRRLVGLIATGRRVPRHGYPVVVAGDGAVVGEVTSGAPSQSLGRPIAMAYVDNGLSSGLAVDIRGSHEPVEVVALPFYRRKK; encoded by the coding sequence ATGTCCCGACCTACGCCGCTGCGCGGCGTGCACGAGTCCCTCGGCGCGACGCTGACCGACTTCGCGGGCTGGCTGATGCCGCTCCGCTACGGCAGCGAGTCGGCCGAGCACAACGCGGTCCGCCAGGCGGCCGGCCTGTTCGACCTCTCCCACATGGGGGAGATCTTCGTGACGGGGCCGCAGGCCGCCGAAGCCCTCGACTACGCGCTGGTCGGCCACCTCTCCGCGCTGGAGCCCGGCCGCGCCCGCTACACCATGATCGTTGACGCCGAGGGCGGCGTGCTGGACGACCTGATCGTCTACCGGCTCGCCCCCGCCGAGTTCATGGTCGTCGCCAACGCCTCCAACTACCCCCGGGTCGCCGCCGAGCTGACCGGCCGCGCCAAGGGCTTCGACGCCGCGGTGGACGACCGCTCCGAGCGGTACGCGCTGGTCGCGGTCCAGGGCCCGCGCTCCGCGGAGATCCTGGGCTCGCTCACCGACGCCGACCTCGACGGGCTCAAGTACTACGCCGGCCTGCCCGCCGTCGTCGCGGGACGCGAGGCCCTCGTCGCCCGTACCGGGTACACCGGCGAGGACGGCTTCGAGCTGTTCGTCGCGGCCGGGGACGCGGAGCCGGTCTGGGCCGCCCTCACCGAGGCGGGCGCGCCGCACGGCCTGATCCCCGCGGGCCTGTCCGCCCGCGACACCCTCAGGCTGGAGGCCGGGATGCCGCTGTACGGCAACGAGCTGTCGGCCGGCCTCACCCCGTTCGACGCCGGGCTGGGCCGTGTGGTGAGGTTTGACAAGCCGGGCGACTTCGTCGGCCGGGCCGCCCTCGAATCGCTCAGGGAGGTCCCGCCGTCCCGCCGCCTGGTCGGCCTGATCGCGACCGGCCGCAGGGTGCCCCGGCACGGGTATCCGGTGGTGGTCGCCGGTGACGGCGCGGTCGTCGGTGAGGTCACCAGCGGGGCGCCCTCCCAGTCACTGGGCAGACCCATCGCCATGGCCTATGTGGACAACGGCCTGTCGTCAGGACTGGCCGTCGACATCCGGGGCAGCCACGAGCCGGTCGAGGTCGTCGCACTGCCCTTCTACAGGAGGAAAAAATGA